Proteins co-encoded in one Halorussus vallis genomic window:
- a CDS encoding ribosome biogenesis/translation initiation ATPase RLI — protein sequence MAEDSIAVVDLERCQPERCSYECKNYCPPNRTGKECITLRGEDADDGKPDQIQISEEICLGETCGICVEKCPFDAIEIINLPQELQDEPAHRYGENAFSLYGLPVPLEGQVTGILGPNGIGKTTAVKVLAGELAPNLGRYEDPPGWEEVLDTYRGTELQDYLAAVKDGDVSVARKPQYVDKIPDQFGGSTAQLLENTDERGVLDDLLERLEIEHVMDQDIDSLSGGELQRVALVACLARDAEFYFVDEITPYLDISQRVAAARLIQEMAEEHGKSMLVVEHDLAILDLVADNLHVAYGEPGAYGVITSPKSVRNGINEYLEGYLNNENMRIRPQAIEFEEHAPREVTRADTLVEYPDIAKSYGEGEFSLEVEGGQIRENEVLGIVGPNGIGKSTFAKLLAGRLEPDEGELDFRLDIAYKPQYIEIDQPMRTDVFLQSITDKVGSSYWDTEIAQPLQLERIMEQNLTDLSGGERQRVAIAACLSKTADLYLLDEPSAYLDVEQRVRATRAIRRFAEQRDATVLVIDHDIYMIDLLADRLMVFDGEPAVSGHATKPKGMREGMNDFLSNLDITFRRDENVGRPRINKPGSQLDRQQKKEGEYYYAP from the coding sequence ATGGCAGAAGACAGTATCGCCGTCGTGGACCTCGAGCGGTGCCAGCCCGAGCGCTGCAGCTACGAGTGCAAGAACTACTGCCCGCCCAACCGGACGGGCAAGGAGTGCATCACGCTCCGGGGCGAGGACGCCGACGACGGCAAACCCGACCAGATACAGATCAGCGAGGAGATCTGCCTGGGCGAAACCTGCGGCATCTGCGTCGAGAAGTGTCCGTTCGACGCCATCGAGATCATCAACCTCCCCCAGGAACTCCAGGACGAACCGGCCCACCGCTACGGCGAGAACGCCTTCTCGCTGTACGGCCTGCCGGTCCCGCTGGAGGGCCAGGTCACCGGCATCCTCGGACCGAACGGCATCGGGAAGACCACCGCGGTCAAGGTGCTGGCCGGCGAACTCGCGCCGAACCTCGGCCGCTACGAGGACCCGCCGGGATGGGAGGAGGTGCTCGACACTTACCGCGGAACTGAACTCCAGGACTACCTCGCGGCGGTGAAGGACGGCGACGTGAGCGTCGCCCGCAAGCCCCAGTACGTCGACAAGATTCCCGACCAGTTCGGCGGGTCGACCGCCCAACTGCTGGAGAACACAGACGAGCGGGGCGTGCTCGACGACCTGCTCGAACGCCTCGAAATCGAGCACGTGATGGACCAGGACATCGACAGCCTCTCGGGCGGCGAACTCCAGCGCGTGGCGCTGGTGGCGTGTCTCGCCCGCGACGCCGAGTTCTACTTCGTCGACGAGATCACGCCGTACCTCGACATCAGCCAGCGGGTCGCGGCCGCCCGCCTCATCCAGGAGATGGCCGAGGAGCACGGCAAGTCGATGCTGGTGGTCGAACACGACCTGGCCATCCTCGACCTCGTCGCCGACAACCTCCACGTCGCGTACGGTGAACCCGGCGCGTACGGCGTCATCACGTCGCCGAAGTCGGTGCGCAACGGCATCAACGAGTACCTCGAAGGTTACCTGAACAACGAGAACATGCGCATCCGGCCCCAGGCCATCGAATTCGAGGAGCACGCCCCGCGGGAGGTCACCCGTGCCGACACCCTGGTCGAGTACCCCGACATCGCCAAGTCCTACGGCGAGGGCGAGTTCAGCCTCGAAGTCGAGGGCGGCCAGATCCGCGAGAACGAGGTGCTGGGCATCGTCGGCCCGAACGGCATCGGGAAGTCGACATTCGCGAAACTGCTCGCCGGCCGACTCGAACCCGACGAGGGGGAACTCGACTTCCGCCTCGACATCGCTTACAAGCCCCAGTACATCGAGATCGACCAGCCGATGCGGACCGACGTGTTCCTCCAGTCCATCACCGACAAGGTCGGCTCGTCGTACTGGGACACCGAGATCGCCCAACCGCTCCAACTCGAACGCATCATGGAGCAGAACCTCACCGACCTCTCGGGCGGCGAGCGCCAGCGGGTCGCCATCGCGGCCTGCCTGTCGAAGACCGCCGACCTCTACCTGCTCGACGAACCCTCGGCGTACCTCGACGTCGAACAGCGGGTCCGGGCGACCCGCGCCATCCGCCGGTTCGCCGAACAGCGCGACGCCACCGTGCTGGTCATCGACCACGACATCTACATGATCGACCTGCTGGCCGACCGCCTGATGGTCTTCGACGGCGAACCCGCGGTCAGCGGTCACGCGACCAAGCCGAAGGGGATGCGCGAGGGGATGAACGACTTCCTGTCGAACCTCGACATCACCTTCCGGCGCGACGAGAACGTCGGCCGGCCCCGCATCAACAAGCCCGGCAGTCAACTCGACCGCCAGCAGAAGAAGGAAGGCGAGTACTACTACGCGCCCTGA
- a CDS encoding PGF-CTERM sorting domain-containing protein, giving the protein MKRTLVRLHALLLVAVLVASAVVPFVGAGALAGAAAPASASVSALALRAPNDAEAVASPSSPNATATHRFAVPVSTNVSFTGVELAYEANVGLGGVSAADVRVGVDRHGDGDGFGTDAEFTDSVTNVDASGSTLTVEASGKYDLSAGDELVVAVEGVRNPPKAGDHAVTVAVAPDKSGATATAELAIRDHVPRIAMVVTGNTPGTVSVQHYLPADETGFLVVRNETGAVLGVSDPIEGEPPYESEWHRVSLSRTDAAQNATITFYDDANGDGAFDAATDEPFVVAGRNVTKTVRLSAAGPVTTTETATATPTPTASTDSGAGATTAATETTANASDETTPSETSADADGTTSFVPGFGVGATAVALVAAALLATRR; this is encoded by the coding sequence ATGAAACGAACACTCGTCCGACTCCACGCGCTGTTGCTCGTCGCGGTGCTGGTCGCGTCGGCGGTCGTCCCGTTCGTCGGCGCCGGCGCGCTCGCGGGCGCCGCGGCGCCCGCGAGCGCGAGCGTCTCAGCCCTCGCCCTGCGTGCGCCGAACGATGCGGAGGCCGTCGCGAGTCCGAGCAGTCCGAACGCCACGGCGACCCACCGGTTCGCCGTCCCCGTCTCGACGAACGTCTCGTTCACGGGCGTCGAACTCGCCTACGAGGCGAACGTCGGCCTCGGCGGCGTCTCGGCCGCCGACGTTCGCGTCGGCGTCGACCGGCACGGCGACGGCGACGGGTTTGGCACCGACGCCGAGTTCACCGACTCGGTGACGAACGTCGACGCGAGCGGGTCGACGCTGACCGTCGAGGCGAGCGGGAAGTACGACCTCTCGGCCGGCGACGAACTGGTCGTCGCGGTCGAAGGCGTCCGGAACCCGCCGAAAGCCGGCGACCACGCGGTCACCGTCGCGGTCGCACCCGACAAGTCGGGCGCGACCGCGACCGCCGAACTGGCGATTCGGGACCACGTCCCCCGAATCGCGATGGTCGTGACCGGTAACACGCCCGGAACCGTCTCGGTCCAGCACTACCTGCCGGCCGACGAAACCGGCTTCCTCGTGGTGCGAAACGAGACGGGCGCCGTCCTGGGCGTCTCGGACCCCATCGAGGGTGAACCGCCCTACGAGAGCGAGTGGCACCGTGTCTCGCTCTCGCGAACCGACGCCGCCCAGAACGCCACGATTACCTTCTACGACGACGCGAACGGCGACGGCGCGTTCGACGCCGCGACGGACGAACCGTTCGTCGTGGCGGGTCGGAACGTCACGAAGACCGTGCGACTCTCGGCGGCCGGGCCAGTGACGACGACCGAGACGGCGACGGCGACTCCGACCCCGACCGCGTCGACCGACTCCGGGGCGGGCGCGACGACCGCCGCGACCGAGACGACGGCGAACGCGTCGGACGAGACGACCCCGAGCGAGACGTCCGCGGACGCCGACGGAACCACCAGTTTCGTCCCCGGGTTCGGCGTCGGCGCGACCGCAGTTGCACTCGTCGCGGCGGCGCTGTTGGCGACACGGCGATGA
- a CDS encoding archaemetzincin family Zn-dependent metalloprotease — protein MLVDVVPVGDVTAQVKRQASAALRAVYDCDVSIHESQPVPAGAHDEKRDQYRAEEFIELASRLGSGEKNIAITPKDLFYRRRNYVFGLAYLDGNGSVISTYRLQTSSDGGFSNRSASDIFSDRVRKEVVHEIGHTMGLEHCDNKRCVMNFSPTVREVDVKEENLCGSCQRTVL, from the coding sequence ATGCTCGTCGACGTTGTCCCCGTGGGGGACGTTACGGCGCAGGTCAAGCGCCAGGCCTCGGCCGCACTCCGTGCGGTCTACGACTGCGATGTTTCTATCCACGAGTCCCAGCCGGTCCCCGCGGGGGCGCACGACGAAAAGCGCGACCAGTACCGGGCCGAAGAGTTCATCGAACTCGCCAGTCGGCTCGGCTCCGGCGAGAAGAACATCGCCATCACTCCCAAGGACCTGTTCTACCGCCGCCGAAACTACGTGTTCGGCCTCGCCTACCTCGACGGCAACGGCAGCGTCATCTCGACCTACCGGCTCCAGACCTCCAGCGACGGCGGCTTCTCGAACCGGAGTGCAAGCGACATCTTCTCCGACCGCGTCCGCAAGGAGGTCGTCCACGAGATCGGCCACACGATGGGGCTGGAACACTGCGACAACAAGCGGTGCGTGATGAACTTCTCGCCGACCGTCCGAGAAGTCGACGTGAAAGAAGAGAACCTCTGCGGGTCCTGCCAGCGCACGGTGCTGTAG
- a CDS encoding UPF0146 family protein, producing MRPPTRDALADRLSAFETLVEVGIGNRTDVAAALADAGQSVTATDVHPREVPAGVAFVADDVTDPDPEVYADADAVYALNLPPELHRPARDCARRADAALLFTTLGGDQPVIPVERETLPGETLYRVRE from the coding sequence GTGAGACCGCCAACCCGCGACGCCCTCGCCGACCGCCTCTCGGCGTTCGAAACCCTCGTCGAGGTGGGAATCGGTAACCGGACCGACGTGGCGGCCGCGCTTGCGGACGCCGGGCAGTCGGTGACTGCGACCGACGTCCACCCCCGGGAAGTCCCCGCGGGCGTCGCGTTCGTCGCGGACGACGTGACCGACCCCGACCCCGAGGTGTACGCCGACGCCGACGCCGTCTACGCGCTCAACCTGCCCCCCGAACTCCACCGCCCGGCGCGCGACTGCGCGCGCCGGGCGGACGCGGCCCTGCTGTTCACGACGCTGGGCGGCGACCAGCCGGTGATTCCGGTCGAACGCGAGACGCTCCCCGGCGAAACCCTCTACCGGGTTCGGGAGTAG
- a CDS encoding class I SAM-dependent methyltransferase: protein MNSNEVRRRWAERSGEYSPDYYAYYGPDETSESVGARIDDAVERDAAVLELGCSSGRHLAHLRERGYDDLHGIEINDEAFEVMAEEYPDLAETGTFYAAAIEDVVGEFADDRFDAVFSVETLQHLHPDDAWVFDELARITESLLVTVENEGESGEGEAASADGDDPAVNYVNDEFPLYYRDWNRVFTERGFAEVHAEAGDRDTLRAFRPERD, encoded by the coding sequence GTGAATTCCAACGAGGTCCGTCGACGGTGGGCAGAGCGGTCGGGCGAGTACTCGCCCGACTACTACGCCTACTACGGGCCGGACGAGACGAGCGAGTCGGTCGGCGCGCGAATCGACGACGCGGTGGAGCGGGACGCCGCGGTCCTCGAACTGGGGTGCAGTTCGGGACGCCACCTGGCGCACCTCCGAGAGCGCGGCTACGACGACCTCCACGGCATCGAGATCAACGACGAGGCGTTCGAGGTGATGGCCGAGGAGTACCCCGACCTCGCCGAGACGGGCACGTTCTACGCCGCCGCCATCGAGGACGTGGTCGGCGAGTTCGCCGACGACCGGTTCGACGCGGTGTTCTCGGTCGAGACGCTCCAGCACCTCCACCCCGACGATGCGTGGGTGTTCGACGAACTGGCTCGCATCACCGAGAGCCTACTCGTGACGGTCGAGAACGAGGGCGAAAGCGGAGAAGGCGAAGCGGCTTCGGCCGACGGGGACGACCCCGCGGTGAACTACGTCAACGACGAGTTCCCGCTGTACTACCGCGACTGGAACCGGGTGTTCACCGAGCGAGGTTTCGCGGAGGTGCACGCCGAGGCGGGCGACCGCGACACGCTCCGGGCGTTTCGGCCCGAACGGGACTGA
- a CDS encoding formate/nitrite transporter family protein, with amino-acid sequence MSVAPDPSEIFQRAVEEGERRLDQSMLELVSTSFIAGFTVVFGMIALGIVEGAFEPRFGEIAKVAGALAFGVALVFLVVGRTELFNENFFDPTAKAVDADDTWMVGSLIRLWVVTFALNLVGGGLFVYLLSVEGALTPGAVHVLTRTAEEIVHRRALPEFVKGITGGALVSLLSFMLEAVDSVGSRITVSYVVGVLLTLGPFDHVIVTILHVLFGLFLGANIGLGALAVTTAVVTAGNLVGGLGLVTLSHVAQVKGARQSGE; translated from the coding sequence GTGTCCGTCGCTCCAGACCCGTCAGAGATCTTTCAGCGTGCGGTCGAGGAAGGCGAGCGCCGCCTCGACCAGTCGATGCTCGAACTCGTCTCGACCAGTTTCATCGCGGGGTTCACCGTCGTGTTCGGGATGATCGCCCTCGGCATCGTCGAGGGCGCGTTCGAACCGCGGTTCGGCGAAATCGCCAAGGTCGCCGGCGCGCTCGCGTTCGGCGTCGCGCTCGTGTTCCTCGTCGTCGGTCGGACGGAACTGTTCAACGAGAACTTCTTCGACCCGACGGCGAAGGCGGTCGACGCCGACGACACCTGGATGGTCGGTTCGCTGATTCGCCTGTGGGTCGTCACGTTCGCGCTCAACCTCGTCGGCGGTGGCCTCTTCGTCTACCTGCTGTCCGTGGAGGGCGCGCTCACCCCCGGCGCGGTCCACGTGCTGACCCGGACCGCCGAGGAGATCGTCCACCGGCGGGCGCTCCCCGAGTTCGTGAAGGGAATCACCGGCGGCGCGCTCGTCTCCCTGCTCTCGTTCATGCTGGAGGCCGTCGACAGCGTCGGAAGCCGAATCACCGTCTCGTACGTCGTCGGCGTCCTGCTGACGCTCGGCCCCTTCGACCACGTCATCGTCACGATACTCCACGTCCTCTTCGGCCTCTTCCTCGGCGCCAACATCGGCCTCGGCGCGCTGGCCGTCACGACCGCCGTCGTCACGGCGGGCAACCTCGTCGGCGGACTCGGTCTGGTCACGCTCAGCCACGTCGCGCAGGTGAAGGGCGCCCGCCAGTCCGGCGAATAG